From a single Miscanthus floridulus cultivar M001 chromosome 8, ASM1932011v1, whole genome shotgun sequence genomic region:
- the LOC136471687 gene encoding uncharacterized protein isoform X1 produces MQRISLRLLRSSSSASTTSSSLRGLAVPRGGWPARPALQPPVRTAAPADHTRWPPQRGYSQFASGFTPLKPKPLGSILDIERAKGLSPEHLVAAWDDYHLGRGHIGASMKAKLYRLLEQRSDSCRHFIIPLWKGSGYTTMFMQVQMPYMIFTGLEDYKARGTQASPYYTVTHYTEFAETKDTVLIRGDVVFTSKLTDSEAKTLLETAHSFYLNDVRYRLVERFNKETHDFEFGDVLQVLDMPTM; encoded by the exons ATGCAGCGGATTTCGCTGCGACTTctgcgctcctcctcctccgcctccaccacctcctcctccctccgTGGCCTGGCAGTACCCCGCGGCGGTTGGCCCGCCCGACCGGCGCTGCAGCCTCCGGTGCGAACCGCGGCGCCGGCCGACCACACCCGGTGGCCGCCGCAGAGGGGTTACTCCCAGTTTGCCAGCGGGTTCACCCCGCTGAAGCCGAAGCCGCTGGGATCCATCCTGGACATCGAACGCGCCAAGGGCCTCTCCCCCGAGCACCTCGTCGCCGCCTGGGATGAC TATCATTTAGGAAGGGGTCATATAGGTGCATCTATGAAAGCGAAGCTTTACCGTCTCTTGGAACAAAGATCAGATTCATG CCGTCACTTTATTATTCCTTTGTGGAAGGGAAGTGGATACACCACTATGTTCATGCAAG TCCAGATGCCATACATGATCTTCACAGGACTTGAAGACTATAAAGCACGAGGCACTCAAGCAAGTCCTTACTACACAGTCACTCATTACACAGAGTTTGCAGAAACCAAGGACACAGTGCTTATTCGAGGAGATGTTGTTTTCACAAGCAAACTAACTGATTCAGAGGCAAAGACTCTTCTAGAGACTGCTCACTCATTCTACCTGAATGATGTGAGGTACAGACTCGTGGAGCGATTCAACAAAGAGACTCATGATTTTGAGTTCGGGGACGTCCTTCAAGTGCTTGACATGCCAACCATGTGA
- the LOC136471687 gene encoding uncharacterized protein isoform X2, with the protein MQRISLRLLRSSSSASTTSSSLRGLAVPRGGWPARPALQPPVRTAAPADHTRWPPQRGYSQFASGFTPLKPKPLGSILDIERAKGLSPEHLVAAWDDYHLGRGHIGASMKAKLYRLLEQRSDSCRHFIIPLWKGSGYTTMFMQDAIHDLHRT; encoded by the exons ATGCAGCGGATTTCGCTGCGACTTctgcgctcctcctcctccgcctccaccacctcctcctccctccgTGGCCTGGCAGTACCCCGCGGCGGTTGGCCCGCCCGACCGGCGCTGCAGCCTCCGGTGCGAACCGCGGCGCCGGCCGACCACACCCGGTGGCCGCCGCAGAGGGGTTACTCCCAGTTTGCCAGCGGGTTCACCCCGCTGAAGCCGAAGCCGCTGGGATCCATCCTGGACATCGAACGCGCCAAGGGCCTCTCCCCCGAGCACCTCGTCGCCGCCTGGGATGAC TATCATTTAGGAAGGGGTCATATAGGTGCATCTATGAAAGCGAAGCTTTACCGTCTCTTGGAACAAAGATCAGATTCATG CCGTCACTTTATTATTCCTTTGTGGAAGGGAAGTGGATACACCACTATGTTCATGCAAG ATGCCATACATGATCTTCACAGGACTTGA